The genome window TGGTTGAAAGCAGAAGGATACCAAGTATTACATTTTTGGAACTCTGAATTTTATGAAAATCGTGAAGGGGTGTTGAGTCAAATTTTAGCAGCAAGTGAATGAACCCCTCACCCTGCCCTCTCCCCCAAGGGGAGAGGGGATTATTAAAAGTCCTGTTTTAAATTTTAAATAATCCACTTTTAAAATTTAGTAGGTAACAGCCGATTTTTTAGAAAAAACAAAAGTAAAATAAATAAGCCAAGATCCATCAAGGCGAGCGAGTATAATTTTAAGTAAAGGGTGATACTCCAATTAAAAAGAAAGACTCCGGAGTAGAGGAGAAAGCCGAGGTAGTTTTTTAGTGTTTCGGGAGGAGAAGGGGTGCTTGCCAATCTCTTCTCTATAATCTGATAAGCCCCCACAATACAAAAAGCCACCAGGGCCCAGCCGGCGAAATTACTGAGAGGCACAGCAAAATAAAGTCCTCCATGGGGATAATAATAAATTCGGCCCAGAAACCATTGATCTCCCAAGGCAGTGAGGGGATCAATGATGACATCCAGACCCATCATGAGGAGGGAGGAGAGCATCAGAGTTTTCAAAGAGGAGAAACGGAAAAGAAGCGCAGTGCTATAACTCGCATAGGCCAGAAAGGTATAAGAAAGCGAATCCCACAAAGGGACTCCCCAAAGCAGCAGTTCTCCTTTCAGGTTTTCATAAACATATTGATAGTCTCCATAAGGAAATCCATTGCGAATCGACGAAACTTCAGAGGCAAAGGCGATGCTCCATCCCGAAATCAAAAACAGCAGGGTGCGCTTTGGGCCCAGTTGAATCAATCCAAAAACCAAAAAGAAAAAAAGGAACACAAACACATAGGGGCGATGTTGCAGCGTGGTTAGAAAATGAGGCCAGAAGGGTGAGAGTTGAGTCATAATGCGTCTTGATTTTTATTTTGTTGTGTAGTGTGTTGAGCGGCGTTTATTAATCAGAATCGCGTAACCTATGTCATAAATTTTCTATGCCTTTCAATATCAAAAACCTGTTCGAAGAACATAAAAACAAAAATCTCATTTTCCACGAGCAATTCATCAATCCCCAATTTGTGCGCGTCCTCCGCACCATCGGATTCGATAAAATTTACGAGCGTGCAGAAGGTGCCTATCTCTATGATCAAGAAGGGAGCGCCTATCTGGACTTTCTCTCAGGCTATGGATCTTTCAACATCGGTCGCAATCATCCTGTGGTCGCCCAGGCCATCAAAGATGTTTTAGATCTCAAACTTCCCAACATGATCCAGATGGGCGTGACTCTGCTTCCAGGCTTACTGGCCAAAGAGCTGCTGCAACTTTGTTCCGATTCTATCGATACCGTTTTTTTCACTAACTCCGGCACCGAAAGTGTGGAAGGGGCCCTCAAGTTTGCCAAGGCCCATACCCGGCGCGATCAGATTTTGTACTTGGACCATGCCTTTCATGGTCTGTCTATCGGTTCACTTTCCGTGAATGGAAATGAAGAATTTAGAAAAGGTTTCGGTCGACTTTTGGAGCCCACCCAGGCGGTTTACATGAACGACTTGGAGGCCCTGGAAAAAGCACTCTCCAGCAAACAGTTTGCGGCCTTCATTGTCGAGTCTATCCAAGGCAAGGGCGTTTATGTCCCTGCTCCGGATTTTTTACCCGAGGCCCAGCGTTTGTGCAGAAAGTATGGGACCTTATTCATTGCGGATGAAATCCAAACGGGCTTTGGACGCACAGGTAGGTTCTTTGCCTTTGAACATTGGAATTTGGAGCCCGATATCATCACCATCGCCAAATCTTTGTCGGGCGGCTATGTGCCGGTGGGTGCGATCTTGATGCGTCGGGCGATTTACGAATCGACTTTTACCAAAATGGATCGCTGCGTGGTGCATTCTTCCACCTTCGGGAAAAATGATTTGGCCATGGCGGCAGGTCTGGCCACTCTCTGGGTGTTAAGGGAAGAAAAACTGCTAGAGAACAGTCATCAGCTGGGGACCTATCTTCTCGAGGGCCTGAATGCCTTAAAATCAAAATACGAAATGCTGAAAGAGGTGCGAGGAAAAGGCTTGATGATCGCGCTGGAATTTGGCGAGCCCAAATCGCTGAAGCTGAAGGTGGGTTGGAAGATGGTGCATGCGGCTTCTAAAGGCCTCTTTGGCCAGATGGTGGTGGTGCCTTTGTTTACGCAGCATAAAATTTTATCTCAAGTGCCGGGCCACAATATGGATGTGATTAAAATTTTGCCTCCTTTGATGATCAGCCAGAAAGAAGCGGACCTGTTTATTACGGCCATCGATCAAGTGATGGACGCCTGTCATAAATTTCCCGGAGCGGCTTGGGAGGTGGGCTATACCTTGGCAAAGCAGGCCTTGAAGGCTAGTACCTGATTGCATAATTTTCTTTATGCTTCGTTGCTCACTCAGCCTCAAATGGAATAGGGTGACAAAAAATATGAAATCAAAAAAAATACTTATCTTTTTTTTATTTTTCTTTTTCTTCAATACTGCTCTAAAAGCCGAAGAAAAAAATATTCCCTCTCAACTCGACTTCAACACCCGAGACAATAAAATTCGTTTTTTGGAAATAGAACCCTTTGTCGGCGAATATCTCGGAAACTATCTCAACAATTCCTATGTCCTCGGAGCCCGACTGGGCTTTCGTTTGACAGGAGCCATCACGGTGGGGGCCGAGTTTAATTATTCAAGTATGCAGTTTGATGACGATTCCCAATTTGGAAAATCGGTGACGGATCGAAAAGAAATGATCACTCAGGGGTATTTTACTTATGCCTTTCCCATTTTACAGCGAACTGGCAAAGCAATTCAGGAAGCGGATTTGACGACTACTGTAGGCGCAGGGCTTATTCATTTGAATGGGAAAAACAGGTTTGAAGGTTGTGTGGGTGGAGGTCTGAAAATTTACACTTCTAAGCCTTGGTTGGCCCTGCGTTTTGATGTGATGACTTATATGTATAGTATTCCCCGATTGAATGATTCGAGATTTGCGGACGATTGGACCTTTTCTGCGGGGCCGTCTTTTTTGTTTTTTTAATGCGTCGTAGGGGCGCTGCTTGCCGTGCCCCTACCTTTTTTCTAGGCCACTCCTCTTAATCAGGATAATCCATTCGTTGACCAAATGTGGATCCCATTGACCACTCTCTTTTTCCTTTTCGAAAATTTTAATTGCTTCGGAAGGGGGCATCCCTTTTCGATAGGGGCGGTTGGAAGTCATGGCGTCATAGGAATCGCAGACGGCTACCACCCTGGCACCGAGTGAAATTTCATTTTTGGAAATTCCATCGGGATAGCCTTGCCCATCCAATCGTTCATGATGGTGACGCACGATGGGAAGTGAGTTTTGAAGGGATTTTAAGGTTCTACAAATTTCACATCCACGGGCGGGATGAGAACGAATATGCTGGATTTCTTCCTGGGAGAGTCGTTCAGGCTTGTTTAAAATAGATTCGCGAACTCCAATCTTTCCGATATCGTGTAACAAGGCCCCTCGTCGAATGGTCTCCTGATCAAATTCACTAAGCCCAACGAATTTGGATAAGGCGACGCTATATTTCGCCACACGCTCGGAATGACCTCGGGTATAAATATCCTTGGCCTCCAACATTTCGGCCAAAGTGAAGATAATGTCTTCGCTATGCTCAATGTCATCGTACAGAGACTTGAGTTTGAGTAGTGATTTAATGCGGGTGATGAGCTCCACTTTGTTGAAGGGTTTTAGCAAAAAATCGTCCGCTCCTATTTCAATAGCCTTAATTTTATCATTCAATTCCTTTAGCGCGGTGACGACTATAATGGGAATGAGCTGTGTTTTTTTGTCTTTTTTGAGAATCTGGCAAACTTCATATCCCGAAGTTCGTGGCATCATGAGGTCGAGTAAAATCAAGTCGGGGGCTTCTTCTTCCACTTTTTTGAGTGCCTCATCGCCATCATAAGCGCAGCGTAGCTCATAGTTATAAGGCTTTAAGTGGGCCTTCAACAGTTCCACGTTAGTGGGATTGTCGTCGACAATGAGTACAATTTGTTTTTTTGGGAGTGGCATTAGGGGAGCTAGATTTCCGTTCATAAACCGGAATTGTAACAGAGCTAACTTGAAAGTCTAGAGGATAAAACTCTGGGCCTACTAGTTTTTGATAGACAGTTTTTATAGAGCGATGTTTATATCAGACCATGTTTAAACTTATTCGCTGGGCTTTTAAAATTGCTTTGTTGCTGATCGTTGCCGCATTGTTGCTGGATCTAAAATACCAGGGAAAGTCTGCTCGGGAATACGCTTCCGAATATGGATGGAAGGCGGCTTCACTTGTATGGGGAGAGGCAAAAAAAATGAAAGGCAAAGACCTCGGAGATTTACCCAAGTCGCTTCCGAGTTTGCCGGATATGAGTGAAAAACTGAAGGAAGTAACCAACAAACTCAATGCGAATGATCCTTCCAAATCGAAAGATGAAACTCCTTCTACTTCAGATCATCTCTCTAATAAAGATAGGGAAGAGCTGAAAAAGCTTCTTGAAAATAAAGCGAAGAATTAATGGCAACTGCCGGCATTATATGAAATTCATCCTAATAGGACAGGGTGGGTCTATGTCTAATTCTAAGGTTATTCTCGAAGAAATCTTCCAAAAAATGCTACAGCATTTTGGCCCGCAGAAATGGTGGCCGGCCGAGACTGCCTTTGAAGTGATAGTGGGGGCCGTTTTAACGCAAAATACAAATTGGATGAATGTAGAAAAAGCCATCACTCAGTTGAAGCAGAAAAAACTGCTAAACTTCAAATCCCTTTTTGAAATTGAAGAAGCCTCTCTGGCTGAACTAATTAGGCCAGCAGGTTATTTTAATGTGAAGGCCAAGCGCTTGAAGGCCTTGCTTCGTTTTATCTTTGAAGAAACAGAAGGGGAATTAGACCCGCTTTTTGAACTGCCCCCTTCAAACTTGAGAGAGAAGCTATTGCAGGTGAAAGGCGTAGGGCCTGAAACGGCGGATTCTATCCTACTCTATGCGGCCCAAAAACCTATTTTTGTGGTTGATCAATATACCTACCGAGTTTTAAGCAGACATTTTTTAATTCCCGAAGAAAGTTCTTATGAAGAGATGCAATATTTTATGATACAGCATCTGCCAGAAGATTTAAATCTGTTTAACGAGTATCACGCCCTGATTGTCAGGGTGGGTAAGGAGTTCTGTAAACCCAAAGCTCAGTGTGAAAATTGTCCTTTAAAAGGGGTGAATTGGTAAAAAAGCGAGGGGGCTTTTGCTGTAATTTGTTTGGGTTTTAAGAATAAAACCTTATATTCGAATTCTCCATGTCCTGCTCATTTTTCAGTAAACAACTGAGCAAAGGCATTTGCCTTTCTAAAACCTTGGCATCCAGGCCTAGAGCGATGAGGGCGTTCAGCCAATCAATCAGCTCGGAAGTAGAAGGGGGTTTTTTGAGATTATTTTGTGAGCGCACAAAATAAAATTTTTCCAAGGCATATTTAAGGAGTTTGGAATCCAGTTCCGGAAAATGCACCTTTACGATTTGTGCCATCATCTTCGCATCGGGAAATTCGATAAAGTGAAAGACACAGCGGCGTAAAAAAGGATCGGGTAATTCTTTTTCAGAATTGGACGTAATCACCACCATAGGACGATTTTTTGCGATGATGTCTTCCTTGGTTTCAGGAATGTAAAATCGCATTTCATCCAACTCTGCGAGTAAATCGTTTGGGAATTCCAGATCGGCCTTGTCAATTTCATCGATGAGCAAAACAACGGGATTTGGCGCTACGAAAGATTCTCCCAGCTTTCCCAATTTGATGTAATTTTTGATGTTAGAAACCTCTGCTCCTCCAAAGCGGCTGTCGTTCAGGCGTTGCACGGTGTCATACACGTAAAGACCTTCCTGAGCCTTGGTGGTCGATTTAATATTCCAGCGCAGCAAGGGCCGGCCCAGCGCCTTGGCAATGGATTGCGCCAGCAGGGTTTTTCCTGTCCCCGGTTCACCTTTCAAAAGCAGAGGGCGTTGGATAGCCAGCGCGACATTGACCACTTCTTGAAGTTCGGGAGAGGCGACGTAATCTTCAGTACCTAAATAAGTATTATTTTTCATAGTGGCAGCGCTTATAGAGAGAGCCTGATTTTTTTGCAAGTCTTGAGGTTGACCCCAAAATAACGGGGTGCTAAGGGCTCCGCCTCTCACCTCAAAAAGGAGTTTAGCGTATGCCAAAAATTAAAAAAGTTCAGGCCCGAGAAGTGATCGATTCCCGTGGAAATCCCACCTTGGAAGCCGAGGTATTGCTGGATAATAACATTCTAGGCCGCGCAATAGTTCCTTCCGGTGCCTCGACGGGAGAACACGAGGCCTGCGAATTGCGGGATGGCGATAAAAAACGCTATCAGGGGAAAGGGGTTTTGAAAGCAGTTCAGAACGTAAAAACAAAAATAGCAGAAATTTTGATAGGCAAAGAATGTAGCCAGCAAGCGGCGCTTGATCAAGCCATGATCGCTTTAGACGGAACATCAAATAAAAGTAATTTAGGCGCCAATGCTATTTTAGGGGTTTCATTGGCTTTAGCTCGTGCGGCTGCACAAAGTGAAAATCTTCCTTTATATGCTTATTTAAAGCAACTTTTCCCCTCACCCCAACCCTCTCCCTCAAGGGGAGAGGGGGATCCTTTTATTCTCCCTGTGCCCATGATGAATATCATCAATGGCGGTGCCCATGCCGATAACAATATTGAACTGCAGGAATTGATGATTGTGCCGGTGTGCGGAGGCAGATTCAGCGAGGCCTTGCGGGCTGGGATCGAAGTTTTTCATAGCCTGAAAAAATTATTGCACGATGCAAATTACTCTACTGCGGTGGGTGATGAAGGCGGATTTGCACCGTCTTTAAAATCGGATCGAGAAGGTCTGGAATTCATTATGCGAGCCATTGAAAAGGCCGGATACAAGCCGGGCGAAGAGGTTCTCATTGCTCTGGATGCGGCTTCCAGTGAGTTTTATAAAGAAGGAAAATATTATCCTGTAGCCAAACAAGCTCATAATGTCGATCAAATGATCGAATATTATTCGAAGTTTCAAAAAGATTTTCCTCTGGTTTCTATTGAAGATGGTCTGGCCGAAGACGATTGGGAGGGCTGGAAAAAATTGAGCGCTGCACTCGGCTCCAAGGTTCAGTTGGTGGGCGACGATTTGTTTGTCACGAATGTCGAGCGCCTTCAGAGAGGGATTAAAGAAAAAATAGCCAATTCGATTTTGATTAAAGTGAATCAGATCGGCTCACTCACCGAAACTCTCGCTGCCATTCACCTGGCCCAAGAACACGGCTATACTACCGTAATTTCACATCGCTCCGGTGAAACCGAAGACAGCACGATTGCCGATTTAGCGGTGGCGACTGCAGCCGGCCAAATCAAGACAGGTTCTGCTTCCAGAGGAGAGCGCATGGCCAAATACAATCAGCTTTTGAGAATAGAAGAAGAGTTGGGAGAAAAGGCTGAGTTTTTGGGGAAGAAAGTTTTTGAGTGACCTATTGAAACCTGCCTTGACATATTTATGTCACATCCCTTAGTCTTTTGAGTATGCGTACTACTATCCGAATGGACGATCAGCTGTTACAAGAGGCAAAAACATTTGCAGCAAAAATAGGGCTGAGTTTAACTCGACTCATGGAAGAAGGGTTAAAACTGAGGCTGAAGCAAGCGCCTGCAAAAGGAAAAAGTAAAAAGATTAAGTTCCCAGTTTCTAAGGGAAATTGTATCCGACCAGGAATTAATATTAATTCGAATGCCGAGCTTTATGATTTAATGGATGAAGAATGATATTATGTGACGTAAACATTTTTATTAATCTTTATTTAACTCATAACTCTGAGCATAAGAAAATAAAATCATGGTTTGAGGAATTCCTTTTAAGTGGAGAAAATTTTGCTTACTCGGAATTAGTCTTAAGTTCATTTTTGCGCATAATTTCTAATCCAAAAATGACTAAATTTGCTGTTCCCATTGATTCCGCATTAAAATTCACTGACAAGATCATGCAAATTACTCATGCTATATCTATTCGCCCCGGGG of Deltaproteobacteria bacterium contains these proteins:
- a CDS encoding response regulator: MPLPKKQIVLIVDDNPTNVELLKAHLKPYNYELRCAYDGDEALKKVEEEAPDLILLDLMMPRTSGYEVCQILKKDKKTQLIPIIVVTALKELNDKIKAIEIGADDFLLKPFNKVELITRIKSLLKLKSLYDDIEHSEDIIFTLAEMLEAKDIYTRGHSERVAKYSVALSKFVGLSEFDQETIRRGALLHDIGKIGVRESILNKPERLSQEEIQHIRSHPARGCEICRTLKSLQNSLPIVRHHHERLDGQGYPDGISKNEISLGARVVAVCDSYDAMTSNRPYRKGMPPSEAIKIFEKEKESGQWDPHLVNEWIILIKRSGLEKR
- a CDS encoding carotenoid biosynthesis protein, producing the protein MTQLSPFWPHFLTTLQHRPYVFVFLFFFLVFGLIQLGPKRTLLFLISGWSIAFASEVSSIRNGFPYGDYQYVYENLKGELLLWGVPLWDSLSYTFLAYASYSTALLFRFSSLKTLMLSSLLMMGLDVIIDPLTALGDQWFLGRIYYYPHGGLYFAVPLSNFAGWALVAFCIVGAYQIIEKRLASTPSPPETLKNYLGFLLYSGVFLFNWSITLYLKLYSLALMDLGLFILLLFFLKNRLLPTKF
- a CDS encoding aspartate aminotransferase family protein, with amino-acid sequence MPFNIKNLFEEHKNKNLIFHEQFINPQFVRVLRTIGFDKIYERAEGAYLYDQEGSAYLDFLSGYGSFNIGRNHPVVAQAIKDVLDLKLPNMIQMGVTLLPGLLAKELLQLCSDSIDTVFFTNSGTESVEGALKFAKAHTRRDQILYLDHAFHGLSIGSLSVNGNEEFRKGFGRLLEPTQAVYMNDLEALEKALSSKQFAAFIVESIQGKGVYVPAPDFLPEAQRLCRKYGTLFIADEIQTGFGRTGRFFAFEHWNLEPDIITIAKSLSGGYVPVGAILMRRAIYESTFTKMDRCVVHSSTFGKNDLAMAAGLATLWVLREEKLLENSHQLGTYLLEGLNALKSKYEMLKEVRGKGLMIALEFGEPKSLKLKVGWKMVHAASKGLFGQMVVVPLFTQHKILSQVPGHNMDVIKILPPLMISQKEADLFITAIDQVMDACHKFPGAAWEVGYTLAKQALKAST
- a CDS encoding DUF559 domain-containing protein; amino-acid sequence: WLKAEGYQVLHFWNSEFYENREGVLSQILAASE
- a CDS encoding MoxR family ATPase, whose translation is MKNNTYLGTEDYVASPELQEVVNVALAIQRPLLLKGEPGTGKTLLAQSIAKALGRPLLRWNIKSTTKAQEGLYVYDTVQRLNDSRFGGAEVSNIKNYIKLGKLGESFVAPNPVVLLIDEIDKADLEFPNDLLAELDEMRFYIPETKEDIIAKNRPMVVITSNSEKELPDPFLRRCVFHFIEFPDAKMMAQIVKVHFPELDSKLLKYALEKFYFVRSQNNLKKPPSTSELIDWLNALIALGLDAKVLERQMPLLSCLLKNEQDMENSNIRFYS
- a CDS encoding PIN domain-containing protein gives rise to the protein MILCDVNIFINLYLTHNSEHKKIKSWFEEFLLSGENFAYSELVLSSFLRIISNPKMTKFAVPIDSALKFTDKIMQITHAISIRPGVKHWNIFSNYCSSLKLKANLIPDAYLAALAVEHECTWVSQDEDFKIFPNLDWKKVV
- a CDS encoding endonuclease III domain-containing protein, with amino-acid sequence MSNSKVILEEIFQKMLQHFGPQKWWPAETAFEVIVGAVLTQNTNWMNVEKAITQLKQKKLLNFKSLFEIEEASLAELIRPAGYFNVKAKRLKALLRFIFEETEGELDPLFELPPSNLREKLLQVKGVGPETADSILLYAAQKPIFVVDQYTYRVLSRHFLIPEESSYEEMQYFMIQHLPEDLNLFNEYHALIVRVGKEFCKPKAQCENCPLKGVNW
- the eno gene encoding phosphopyruvate hydratase, with protein sequence MPKIKKVQAREVIDSRGNPTLEAEVLLDNNILGRAIVPSGASTGEHEACELRDGDKKRYQGKGVLKAVQNVKTKIAEILIGKECSQQAALDQAMIALDGTSNKSNLGANAILGVSLALARAAAQSENLPLYAYLKQLFPSPQPSPSRGEGDPFILPVPMMNIINGGAHADNNIELQELMIVPVCGGRFSEALRAGIEVFHSLKKLLHDANYSTAVGDEGGFAPSLKSDREGLEFIMRAIEKAGYKPGEEVLIALDAASSEFYKEGKYYPVAKQAHNVDQMIEYYSKFQKDFPLVSIEDGLAEDDWEGWKKLSAALGSKVQLVGDDLFVTNVERLQRGIKEKIANSILIKVNQIGSLTETLAAIHLAQEHGYTTVISHRSGETEDSTIADLAVATAAGQIKTGSASRGERMAKYNQLLRIEEELGEKAEFLGKKVFE
- a CDS encoding DUF2191 domain-containing protein, translated to MRTTIRMDDQLLQEAKTFAAKIGLSLTRLMEEGLKLRLKQAPAKGKSKKIKFPVSKGNCIRPGININSNAELYDLMDEE